One genomic region from Blastocatellia bacterium encodes:
- a CDS encoding YCF48-related protein, translating to MSGFGHRWCLPALILILGHLFAVPYGSRGQAQIRWQPATTGLYGGDVTSIVESPRGDLFVGTFGGGIFRSRDRGANWLPVNNGLSSLEVLALTTTPSGSLLAATSGGGVFRSTDDGESWTPINNGLDTLFIFALAVTPSGTLLAGSFGGGVFRSRDNGATWMPSSDGLTEPLSLVVLRFATRTSDKSIFAATADTVYQSTDDGASWKRIDQGLTSSIVLSLTITRTGTVFAGTNGGGIFRLNGDGASWSPMNTGLTNLVVASLFVSAKGDLFAGTNGGGIFRSRDQGASWAASNNGLTYLSVPTLSGGASGDLFAGTLVGGVFRSTTGGESWVQIITGLTQTNVQALVQAPDGTIFAGAIDNSPLPGTAAGALFRSRDDGVTWAALSVPFANTRIMAIAVNRSTGHLFVGTSTAGVFRSTDGGATWTNKGLAEVEIKALTVTGTGVVLAGTSNGIFRSTDNGETWTRADTGQTTPDVQAFALTPRGLILAGTTSSGVFRSTDQGATWQPSNRGLSNGNVTSFAVASTGAIFAGTNGSGVFRSDDDGASWIESNRGLGDFSIRILTATPTGQIFAGTLFAGIYVSPTGTMSWTEANQGLTVTDVRSFLTTASGAVLVGTTGGGIFRTR from the coding sequence ATGTCTGGCTTCGGACACCGTTGGTGCTTACCTGCTCTCATCCTTATCCTCGGTCATCTTTTTGCCGTCCCCTATGGGAGTCGCGGTCAGGCGCAAATCCGTTGGCAACCGGCGACGACCGGCCTCTATGGCGGAGATGTCACATCCATTGTCGAGTCCCCGAGGGGGGACCTCTTTGTCGGGACGTTCGGCGGCGGTATCTTTCGCTCCCGTGACCGGGGAGCGAATTGGTTGCCGGTCAATAACGGGTTGAGCAGTTTGGAAGTGCTCGCGTTGACGACAACGCCCTCCGGCTCTTTGCTGGCGGCTACTTCTGGCGGTGGGGTTTTCCGTTCAACCGATGATGGCGAAAGCTGGACGCCGATCAACAACGGATTGGATACTCTGTTCATCTTCGCGCTGGCGGTGACACCGTCGGGGACGCTTCTGGCGGGAAGCTTTGGCGGCGGTGTTTTTCGTTCCCGGGATAACGGAGCGACCTGGATGCCGAGCAGCGACGGGTTGACGGAGCCGCTGAGTTTAGTCGTCTTGCGATTTGCCACACGAACATCGGATAAGAGCATTTTCGCGGCGACCGCGGATACCGTCTACCAATCCACTGATGACGGGGCGAGCTGGAAGCGAATTGATCAAGGGTTGACGAGTTCGATTGTGCTGTCGCTGACGATCACCCGGACGGGGACCGTGTTTGCCGGAACGAACGGGGGAGGGATCTTTCGATTGAACGGTGATGGAGCCTCCTGGAGTCCGATGAACACGGGGTTAACGAATCTGGTTGTTGCGTCATTATTCGTCAGCGCAAAGGGCGACCTCTTTGCCGGAACCAACGGCGGAGGGATCTTTCGTTCGCGCGATCAGGGAGCTTCGTGGGCGGCAAGCAATAACGGACTGACCTACCTGTCGGTTCCCACGCTGTCGGGCGGCGCTTCGGGCGATCTGTTTGCCGGAACGCTCGTGGGGGGAGTTTTTCGCTCGACGACGGGCGGCGAGAGCTGGGTGCAGATAATCACGGGGCTCACGCAGACGAATGTGCAGGCGCTCGTTCAGGCGCCGGACGGCACCATCTTCGCGGGCGCGATTGACAATAGTCCGTTGCCCGGGACAGCGGCCGGCGCTCTCTTTCGCTCGCGTGACGATGGGGTGACCTGGGCCGCCCTTTCCGTCCCCTTCGCCAACACGCGCATCATGGCTATTGCTGTCAACCGCTCAACGGGTCATCTCTTTGTGGGGACAAGTACGGCGGGCGTCTTCCGTTCGACCGATGGAGGTGCAACGTGGACGAATAAGGGTCTCGCCGAGGTGGAGATTAAAGCTCTGACCGTGACCGGTACGGGTGTTGTGCTGGCGGGAACCAGCAACGGAATCTTTCGCTCGACGGACAACGGCGAGACCTGGACACGCGCCGATACCGGTCAAACGACTCCCGACGTGCAGGCGTTTGCGCTCACGCCGCGTGGACTGATCCTGGCCGGAACGACAAGCAGCGGGGTCTTCCGCTCGACGGATCAGGGAGCCACCTGGCAACCGTCCAATAGAGGACTCTCCAACGGCAACGTCACCTCATTTGCCGTGGCGTCCACCGGCGCGATCTTCGCCGGAACCAATGGCAGCGGCGTCTTTCGCTCCGACGATGATGGAGCGAGCTGGATCGAGAGCAATCGGGGTCTGGGAGATTTTTCCATTCGCATTCTGACGGCGACGCCGACGGGACAGATCTTTGCCGGCACGCTCTTTGCCGGAATATATGTTTCCCCCACTGGAACCATGAGCTG